A DNA window from Chelativorans sp. AA-79 contains the following coding sequences:
- a CDS encoding LysR family transcriptional regulator codes for MKVDLGDLSAFVAVARAGGFRDGARRSGRSASGLSEAIRRLEAQLGVRLLNRTTRSVVPTEAGRGLLERLGPALSEVDVALDVVNGFRDRPAGTLKLNVPVSAARMVLPRIVPPFLAAYPEIRLEVMTEESFVDVLAAGCDAGIRYEERLEQDMIAVPIGPRVQSYAVGASPAYLDRHGRPEHPRDLLGHACLRHRFPSGAMPPWEFERDGEEVRVDPSGPLVVEAGGATDLAVEAAIAGLGIVGLFEGWLRPHFDNGTLEPVLQPWWQRFSGPFLYYPGRRLVPAPLRAFIDFVRASAGRT; via the coding sequence ATGAAGGTCGACCTTGGCGATCTCAGTGCATTCGTGGCGGTTGCGCGCGCCGGGGGCTTTCGCGACGGCGCGCGCAGGAGCGGCCGCAGCGCGTCGGGCCTCAGCGAGGCGATCCGCCGTCTCGAGGCTCAGTTGGGCGTCAGGCTGCTCAACCGGACGACGCGCAGCGTCGTTCCCACGGAAGCGGGCAGGGGGCTTTTGGAACGGCTCGGGCCGGCCTTGAGCGAAGTGGATGTCGCCCTCGACGTGGTGAACGGCTTTCGCGACAGGCCGGCGGGCACGCTGAAGCTCAACGTGCCTGTCAGTGCGGCGCGGATGGTGCTGCCCCGCATCGTTCCGCCCTTCCTCGCCGCCTATCCGGAGATCCGGCTGGAGGTGATGACCGAGGAGAGTTTCGTCGATGTGCTTGCCGCCGGGTGCGACGCCGGCATCCGTTACGAGGAGCGGCTGGAGCAGGACATGATCGCGGTGCCGATCGGCCCGCGCGTGCAAAGCTATGCCGTCGGCGCATCGCCCGCTTATCTCGACCGCCATGGCCGGCCGGAACACCCTCGCGATCTGCTCGGCCATGCCTGCTTGCGCCACCGCTTTCCCAGCGGCGCGATGCCGCCGTGGGAGTTCGAGCGGGACGGCGAGGAGGTGCGGGTCGATCCCTCGGGACCGCTGGTCGTGGAGGCAGGCGGGGCGACGGACCTCGCCGTCGAAGCGGCGATCGCCGGTCTGGGGATTGTGGGGCTGTTCGAGGGCTGGTTGCGCCCGCATTTCGACAACGGTACCCTCGAACCCGTTCTCCAACCCTGGTGGCAGCGTTTCTCCGGCCCGTTCCTCTACTACCCCGGACGGCGCCTGGTACCGGCACCGCTGCGCGCGTTCATCGATTTTGTGAGAGCATCGGCCGGCCGGACATGA
- a CDS encoding ATP-binding cassette domain-containing protein — protein MVTESPAERGKILYRLEGLGFSAGGRRIVGPLDAVFERGRIHGLIGPNGSGKSTLMRMLARQERPAFGRVLFEGDDVFSFSERSFARRVAYMTQFTPAAEGLTVEELVRLGRFPWHGAFGRFSETDAEKVEEALTAAGLANMRRRLVDSLSGGERQRAWLAMMIAQDAACLLLDEPTSALDIAHEVEMLSLVREMAASRGVTAIIVLHDINMAARMCDMVLALREGAIVAAGSPPEVMRGEVLARIYGIDMGVLAHPRTGMPIGYVE, from the coding sequence ATGGTGACGGAAAGCCCGGCAGAACGCGGCAAGATTCTCTATCGCCTCGAAGGCTTGGGCTTCTCGGCGGGCGGGCGCCGGATCGTCGGCCCGCTCGATGCCGTTTTCGAGCGCGGCAGGATCCACGGCCTTATCGGCCCGAACGGATCGGGCAAGTCGACCCTCATGCGGATGCTCGCCCGGCAGGAAAGGCCCGCCTTCGGCCGTGTGCTCTTCGAGGGGGACGATGTCTTCTCTTTTTCCGAGCGGTCCTTCGCAAGACGTGTCGCCTACATGACGCAGTTTACGCCGGCAGCGGAAGGGCTGACGGTGGAGGAACTCGTGCGGCTCGGCCGCTTTCCCTGGCACGGAGCGTTCGGTCGTTTCAGCGAAACCGATGCCGAGAAGGTGGAGGAGGCGCTGACTGCGGCAGGCCTCGCCAACATGCGCAGGCGGCTGGTCGACAGCCTGTCGGGCGGCGAGCGCCAGCGCGCCTGGCTCGCCATGATGATCGCGCAGGATGCGGCCTGCCTTCTGCTCGACGAGCCGACCTCGGCGCTCGACATCGCCCACGAGGTCGAGATGCTGTCGCTCGTGCGGGAGATGGCGGCGAGCCGCGGCGTGACGGCGATCATCGTGCTGCACGACATCAACATGGCAGCACGCATGTGCGACATGGTTCTCGCTCTGCGCGAGGGTGCCATTGTCGCCGCGGGGTCGCCGCCTGAGGTGATGCGGGGCGAAGTGCTTGCCCGCATCTACGGTATCGATATGGGGGTTCTGGCGCATCCGAGGACCGGCATGCCCATAGGTTATGTGGAATGA
- a CDS encoding HdeD family acid-resistance protein, with amino-acid sequence MVMSLDAAAEVFRQAMRETVKRYSLWYLIQGVLLVVAGIFAIIYPIVSSAAVIVSLGWLLIVSGVLQGLGLIGARHVPNFWLQLISVVLAVLIGFLFLRDPAQGLLTVTLLLIVFFMVEGLSKIVFALTIRPFPQWGWVLASGIVGVLLSLVLWAAMPVTAVWLVGLLLGLELVSVGAAIAYLAWSVRHAPG; translated from the coding sequence ATGGTGATGTCTTTGGACGCTGCTGCGGAAGTGTTCCGCCAGGCAATGCGGGAGACGGTGAAGCGCTATTCCCTTTGGTATCTGATCCAGGGCGTGCTGCTGGTCGTGGCGGGTATTTTCGCGATTATTTATCCGATCGTTTCTTCGGCAGCGGTCATCGTGTCGCTCGGTTGGCTTCTCATCGTCAGCGGTGTGTTGCAGGGGCTTGGCCTCATCGGTGCGCGGCATGTGCCGAATTTCTGGCTGCAGCTCATCTCCGTCGTGCTGGCGGTCCTGATTGGTTTCCTGTTCTTGCGCGATCCAGCCCAAGGATTGCTCACGGTGACCCTGCTTCTGATCGTCTTCTTCATGGTGGAGGGGCTTTCGAAGATCGTGTTTGCGCTGACCATCAGGCCCTTCCCGCAATGGGGCTGGGTGCTTGCGAGCGGCATCGTCGGCGTTCTCCTCTCGCTGGTTCTGTGGGCCGCCATGCCGGTTACCGCGGTCTGGCTCGTCGGCCTCCTGCTCGGTCTTGAGCTCGTGAGCGTGGGAGCGGCCATCGCATATCTGGCGTGGAGCGTACGGCACGCGCCTGGTTGA
- a CDS encoding iron-siderophore ABC transporter substrate-binding protein encodes MTRLPLHRRAFLALSAGACAAASPLVRAAEGRRVAAIDWAMLETALAMDIVPVAATELIHYRKVVVEPAVPDATADIGLRGMPNYEMLRLSRPDLILSSNFYETQRPILERIAPVISAPVYLPGSPTYGLAEDAARTVGTATGWEQQAEDLITRSAGTISRCAELLEPFTDRPVFVISIGDARHFRAFGPDSMIGDVLVRLGFRNAWQADTSYSAAAPVSFEALARVPQARVVIVEPIPPDAGPGLLENPLWHALPVVREGRVCVIPPVNHFGGLPSAMRFAELLAKAMEPGHG; translated from the coding sequence ATGACGCGCCTTCCGCTTCACCGGCGTGCTTTTCTTGCTCTCTCGGCTGGCGCATGTGCCGCCGCATCGCCGCTGGTGCGGGCGGCGGAGGGCAGGCGCGTGGCGGCGATCGACTGGGCGATGCTCGAGACCGCGCTCGCGATGGACATCGTGCCGGTCGCGGCGACCGAACTCATCCATTACCGCAAGGTCGTGGTGGAGCCGGCCGTTCCCGACGCCACCGCCGATATCGGGCTTCGCGGCATGCCGAACTACGAGATGCTGCGCCTCAGCAGGCCGGACCTGATCCTCTCTTCCAACTTTTACGAGACCCAGCGGCCGATTCTGGAGCGGATTGCGCCCGTCATCTCCGCTCCGGTCTATCTGCCGGGGAGCCCCACCTACGGGCTTGCGGAAGATGCCGCGCGGACCGTCGGAACCGCCACGGGGTGGGAACAGCAGGCCGAAGACCTCATCACGCGCAGTGCCGGAACGATCTCCCGCTGCGCGGAGCTTCTGGAGCCGTTCACGGACAGGCCGGTCTTCGTCATCAGCATCGGCGATGCGCGCCACTTCCGCGCTTTCGGCCCCGACAGCATGATCGGCGACGTGCTGGTGCGGCTGGGTTTCCGCAATGCCTGGCAAGCCGACACGAGCTACTCGGCGGCGGCGCCCGTGAGCTTCGAGGCGCTGGCGCGGGTTCCGCAGGCGCGTGTCGTGATCGTCGAGCCCATCCCGCCCGACGCGGGGCCGGGACTTCTCGAAAACCCGCTCTGGCACGCGCTGCCCGTGGTGCGGGAAGGGCGCGTATGTGTGATCCCGCCGGTCAACCATTTCGGCGGCCTTCCCTCGGCCATGCGATTTGCGGAATTGCTGGCGAAGGCGATGGAGCCGGGCCATGGCTGA
- a CDS encoding DoxX family protein, which translates to MNTNGAWSAWTPRMLSILRIVTALLFFEHGSQKLLGFPASEFSPEVFSLPWIAGALELVGGALLAVGLFTRPVAFILAGEMAVAYWMGHAPQSFFPVLNGGDSAILYCFIFLYLTFAGPGPWSLDHLMAGRSVEAQTTS; encoded by the coding sequence ATGAATACCAACGGCGCCTGGTCTGCCTGGACTCCGCGCATGCTCAGCATCTTGCGCATCGTCACGGCACTTCTGTTCTTCGAGCACGGCTCTCAGAAGCTGCTCGGCTTCCCGGCCAGCGAGTTCAGTCCCGAGGTCTTCTCGCTGCCCTGGATCGCAGGCGCCCTCGAGCTTGTCGGCGGCGCGTTGCTCGCCGTCGGACTGTTCACCCGACCCGTCGCATTCATCCTCGCCGGGGAAATGGCGGTCGCCTACTGGATGGGGCATGCGCCCCAGAGTTTCTTTCCAGTCCTCAATGGCGGGGACAGTGCGATCCTCTACTGCTTTATTTTCCTCTATCTCACCTTTGCAGGCCCAGGCCCCTGGAGCCTCGACCATCTGATGGCGGGACGGAGCGTGGAGGCGCAGACGACTTCGTAG
- a CDS encoding TonB-dependent siderophore receptor, with product MRISGTARLVLLGSVAAVTFANGGFAQEVRGTTWLERIEIEGEGETAAGPVDGYVAERTAAGSKTDTPLAEIPQSVSVIGREEMDDLGATKADEALRYTAGVFAQPFGPDRDTNWIYIRGFEATQTGIYQDGLQLYSYGFGGFYIDSFTLERVEVLRGAASVLYGGSNPGGLVNYVSKRPTGERRVYAETGVTDAGTAFLGFDLQDRVNEQMAARLVGRIAGGDGYTDFEEGFRGTVSPSFTWSPDDATSLTVLGNFTYIDGIHNGGSFLPYVGTVVDAPFGKISRDANFTEPDIDTYLRKQVSLGYEFGHKFDSGWTVRQNARAGYADLHEIAPYAYGYLGFSDTPSDPDNLLERINFEHRTKTRSFLVDNQLEGRVETGALEHRLLFGLDYKYFDMDQVQMSGTATPISATDPVYGAPQGVRSAYIDQDLKQQQVGFYAQDQIHFGGGWIATFNGRYDYVTTESEGTSEFDDSQGAWSGRAGLAYRFENGLTPYASVSTFFNPLLGTTATGDLFDPEEGYQYEVGLKYEPTWFDGLFTVALFDLTRQNVVTGPFNMETQIGEVNSRGIEFEAKANLTANWQARAALTLLDLETKADDDPTLIGKTPYLIPEEQASFALDYTFDEGPLYGVTLGGGMRYVGSSWADEENTMKVPSATLFDARIGYQRGNLGADLHVTNLFDKEFVAGCQGALSCAYGEGRSIKLKLHATW from the coding sequence ATGAGGATTTCCGGTACAGCAAGATTGGTTCTTCTGGGGAGCGTCGCTGCGGTCACGTTCGCGAATGGTGGTTTCGCGCAGGAGGTACGCGGGACGACATGGCTCGAGCGCATCGAGATCGAAGGCGAAGGTGAGACCGCCGCGGGGCCGGTCGATGGCTATGTGGCCGAACGAACGGCGGCGGGATCGAAGACCGATACGCCGCTTGCCGAGATTCCCCAGTCGGTCTCCGTCATCGGCCGGGAAGAGATGGACGATCTCGGCGCGACGAAAGCGGACGAGGCGCTGCGCTACACTGCTGGCGTTTTCGCCCAGCCCTTCGGCCCCGACCGCGACACGAACTGGATCTACATCCGCGGCTTCGAGGCGACACAAACGGGCATCTACCAGGATGGGCTTCAGCTCTACAGCTACGGCTTCGGCGGTTTCTACATCGACAGCTTCACGCTGGAGCGCGTCGAAGTCCTGCGTGGCGCGGCTTCGGTGCTCTATGGCGGCAGCAATCCCGGCGGTCTGGTCAACTATGTCAGCAAGCGCCCGACGGGTGAGCGGCGGGTTTACGCCGAGACCGGCGTAACCGATGCGGGAACGGCCTTCCTGGGCTTCGACCTGCAGGATAGAGTTAACGAGCAGATGGCCGCCCGCCTGGTCGGCCGGATCGCCGGCGGCGACGGCTACACGGATTTCGAAGAAGGTTTCCGCGGCACGGTCTCACCCTCCTTCACCTGGTCCCCGGATGATGCCACCAGCCTGACGGTTCTCGGCAACTTCACCTATATCGACGGGATCCACAATGGCGGCAGCTTCCTGCCCTATGTGGGCACGGTGGTGGATGCGCCGTTCGGGAAGATTTCTCGCGATGCGAACTTCACCGAGCCTGACATCGACACCTATCTGCGCAAGCAGGTTTCCCTGGGCTACGAGTTCGGGCACAAGTTCGACAGCGGCTGGACGGTACGGCAGAACGCTCGCGCGGGCTATGCTGACCTGCACGAGATCGCACCTTATGCCTACGGTTATCTCGGCTTCTCCGACACCCCGTCCGATCCGGATAATCTCCTGGAAAGGATCAATTTCGAGCACCGGACGAAGACGCGATCTTTCCTCGTGGACAACCAGCTCGAAGGAAGGGTCGAAACCGGCGCGCTGGAGCACCGCCTGCTCTTCGGCCTCGATTACAAATATTTCGACATGGACCAGGTGCAGATGTCCGGAACGGCAACGCCGATCAGCGCGACGGATCCGGTCTACGGAGCGCCGCAGGGCGTGCGCTCGGCCTATATCGACCAGGACCTCAAACAGCAGCAGGTCGGGTTCTATGCCCAGGATCAGATCCATTTCGGAGGCGGATGGATCGCCACGTTCAACGGCCGCTATGACTATGTGACCACGGAATCGGAGGGAACTTCGGAATTCGACGATTCCCAGGGTGCCTGGAGCGGCCGCGCCGGCCTCGCTTATCGGTTCGAAAACGGCCTCACGCCTTATGCGAGCGTGTCGACCTTCTTCAACCCGCTCCTGGGCACGACGGCGACCGGCGACCTCTTCGACCCGGAGGAAGGCTATCAGTACGAGGTCGGGCTGAAATACGAGCCGACCTGGTTCGACGGTCTCTTTACGGTGGCACTGTTCGACCTGACGCGCCAGAACGTCGTCACCGGCCCCTTCAATATGGAGACACAGATTGGCGAGGTGAACTCACGCGGCATCGAATTCGAGGCCAAGGCCAACCTCACCGCCAACTGGCAGGCGCGCGCGGCCTTGACCCTGCTCGATCTCGAAACCAAGGCGGACGACGATCCCACCCTGATCGGCAAGACGCCCTACCTTATCCCGGAGGAGCAGGCCTCCTTCGCGCTGGATTACACCTTCGACGAAGGTCCCCTCTACGGGGTGACACTTGGCGGCGGCATGCGCTATGTCGGCTCGTCCTGGGCCGACGAGGAGAACACGATGAAGGTCCCCTCCGCCACGCTGTTCGACGCCAGGATCGGCTACCAGAGGGGCAATCTCGGCGCGGATCTCCATGTCACGAATCTCTTCGACAAGGAGTTCGTGGCCGGCTGCCAGGGCGCGCTGAGCTGCGCCTACGGCGAAGGGCGCTCCATCAAGCTGAAGCTCCACGCGACATGGTGA
- a CDS encoding AraC family transcriptional regulator codes for MESRISGITVVGGLRWKAWPGLIADVWDVECTDDANGEYVSHAPRLFVLLETQADASIHLMCSPMGEPCATLGRERPMCFVPAGMPLWSRMNGGGRLKHLDIHFDLQAIPDRFPGGSKAAWNAPRLTFSDSRLMALARLFAMECDRKDAGNPLYERSLVAALLAAMGGGAVPEPHGGGLAAHQLRRVTRFIDDNCTRNIRLQELADLVGLSPSYFSQVFKASTGLPPHRWQLRRRVERVKALLSTGEISLTEIAVEMGFSDQAHLTRVFQRFTGSTPAAWQREHKA; via the coding sequence ATGGAATCTCGTATCAGTGGCATCACTGTCGTGGGCGGCTTGCGCTGGAAGGCCTGGCCCGGCCTCATCGCCGACGTATGGGATGTCGAGTGCACGGACGACGCCAATGGGGAATATGTCTCGCACGCGCCGCGCCTCTTCGTCCTTCTGGAGACGCAGGCGGATGCGTCCATCCATCTCATGTGTTCCCCAATGGGGGAACCGTGCGCCACGCTCGGCCGGGAGCGTCCGATGTGCTTCGTTCCCGCCGGAATGCCGCTCTGGTCGCGTATGAATGGCGGCGGAAGGCTCAAGCACCTCGATATCCACTTTGATCTCCAGGCCATCCCGGATCGCTTCCCGGGCGGGAGCAAGGCCGCCTGGAACGCACCGCGCCTGACCTTTTCCGATTCGCGCCTGATGGCGCTCGCGCGGCTCTTCGCCATGGAATGTGACCGGAAGGATGCGGGCAATCCGCTCTACGAGCGGAGCCTTGTCGCTGCCCTTCTGGCGGCCATGGGCGGCGGGGCGGTGCCTGAGCCCCACGGGGGAGGGCTGGCGGCGCACCAGCTGCGCCGCGTCACCCGGTTCATCGACGACAACTGCACGAGGAACATCCGGCTGCAGGAATTGGCCGATCTGGTCGGCCTTTCACCCTCATACTTCTCGCAGGTGTTCAAGGCGTCGACCGGCCTGCCGCCCCACCGCTGGCAATTGCGCAGGCGCGTGGAGCGCGTGAAGGCACTGCTCTCCACGGGCGAGATATCCTTGACGGAAATCGCGGTCGAGATGGGGTTTTCCGACCAGGCCCATCTCACGCGTGTCTTCCAGCGGTTCACCGGCTCGACACCCGCCGCATGGCAGCGTGAACACAAGGCGTGA
- the fhuB gene encoding Fe(3+)-hydroxamate ABC transporter permease FhuB, with protein MAERALSRNHLLWGGLFCLAAMLTLLQVAGRGEFPSLASGQGISELDRVMLLYGTLPRISVALVAGAALGLSGYLLQRVLRNPLAEPTTLGIASGAQLAMAAATIYLPASMAWSRSGVALCGGAVAAGVVMALTWRRGLEPVSVLLGGMMVALTASAASAALILANGEYMFSLFIWGGGSLVQQGWGSTLFIGAVFTIVGAVSMLLLRPLTILGLDDANARSLGLALTATRLLVIGLAVWLATTVTAELGVIGFVGLAAPALARLGGARTPRQLASGSVLVGALLLWLTDGMVQLFSGAGAERIPTGAATALVGGPLLLWMLPRLSMLARPQLGDAAGQAWRAAFPSRRIALLALLAAGAVVVALMLGRGPEGWTVATGGLFADLAQWRGPRVAVAGAAGAMLAAAGVVLQRLTGNPLASPEVLGVGAGAGVGLTAALFLFSAPGLPLQLGFSVLGALVVLAVMLAIAAKARFGRSHLLLAGVAMGALCSAVLTSVIAMGNVQSYAVLRWLSGSTNDATWRDVAFAGCAAVLLILPLPLARRWLEILPLGDSPASALGIPVRHSRAVLLVASALLTAAAALLVGPLSFVGLVAPHIARRIGLSTGTAHLLAAILIGGGVMVAADWLGRMAAFPYQMPVGLFAALLSGPYLVWLLGRGRDGLMGRTGAG; from the coding sequence ATGGCTGAGAGGGCGCTGTCCCGCAACCATCTGCTGTGGGGCGGGCTTTTCTGCCTCGCGGCGATGTTGACGCTCCTCCAGGTGGCAGGGCGTGGAGAATTCCCGTCCCTCGCGTCCGGACAAGGCATCTCCGAGCTTGATCGGGTGATGCTGCTCTACGGCACATTGCCGCGAATCTCGGTCGCGCTCGTGGCGGGTGCCGCGCTCGGCCTTTCCGGCTATCTTCTGCAGCGTGTGCTGCGCAACCCGCTGGCGGAGCCGACCACGCTCGGCATCGCCTCGGGCGCGCAGCTTGCCATGGCTGCGGCGACCATCTACCTGCCGGCGTCCATGGCCTGGTCGCGTTCCGGCGTGGCGCTCTGCGGCGGTGCTGTCGCTGCGGGCGTGGTGATGGCGCTCACCTGGCGGCGCGGACTGGAGCCCGTTTCCGTGCTTCTGGGCGGCATGATGGTCGCGCTCACGGCTTCCGCCGCAAGTGCTGCGCTCATCCTCGCCAATGGCGAATACATGTTCTCGCTCTTCATCTGGGGCGGGGGTTCGCTGGTGCAGCAGGGCTGGGGCTCCACGCTGTTCATCGGAGCGGTCTTCACCATCGTTGGCGCAGTGTCCATGCTGCTCCTGCGGCCGCTCACGATCCTGGGCCTCGACGATGCGAACGCGAGGAGCCTCGGCCTGGCGCTCACCGCCACGCGCCTCCTGGTGATAGGGCTTGCCGTATGGCTTGCGACCACCGTCACGGCCGAGCTCGGCGTCATCGGCTTTGTCGGCCTCGCCGCTCCCGCCCTGGCGCGCCTCGGCGGGGCGCGTACGCCGCGGCAACTCGCCTCGGGGTCCGTGCTCGTGGGCGCGCTTCTCTTGTGGCTCACCGACGGGATGGTGCAGCTCTTTTCCGGAGCGGGCGCGGAGCGCATCCCAACGGGGGCCGCCACGGCGCTGGTCGGCGGGCCGTTGCTCCTGTGGATGCTGCCGCGGCTCTCCATGCTGGCTCGGCCGCAGCTCGGGGATGCCGCGGGGCAAGCCTGGCGCGCCGCGTTCCCGTCGCGGCGCATCGCGCTTCTCGCCCTGCTTGCCGCGGGCGCTGTCGTCGTTGCCCTGATGCTCGGCCGGGGCCCGGAAGGCTGGACGGTGGCGACCGGCGGGCTCTTCGCCGACCTTGCCCAATGGCGCGGCCCCCGTGTCGCGGTCGCTGGCGCGGCGGGTGCGATGCTCGCCGCCGCCGGAGTGGTCCTGCAGCGCCTGACGGGAAATCCGCTCGCGAGCCCGGAGGTGCTGGGGGTGGGCGCAGGCGCCGGCGTCGGGCTCACTGCGGCGCTCTTTCTCTTCAGCGCTCCCGGATTGCCGCTGCAGCTCGGATTTTCCGTGCTCGGCGCGCTCGTCGTCCTCGCCGTCATGCTGGCGATCGCGGCCAAGGCCCGCTTCGGGCGCAGCCATCTTCTCCTTGCCGGCGTGGCCATGGGGGCGCTTTGCAGCGCCGTTCTCACCTCGGTCATCGCCATGGGAAACGTCCAGTCCTACGCGGTGCTGCGCTGGCTGAGCGGCTCCACCAACGATGCGACATGGAGGGACGTCGCCTTTGCCGGCTGCGCCGCCGTTCTGCTCATCCTGCCCCTGCCACTCGCCCGCCGCTGGCTGGAGATCCTGCCCTTGGGCGACAGCCCCGCATCGGCGCTGGGTATTCCCGTACGGCATAGCCGCGCTGTTCTCCTGGTGGCCTCGGCCCTGCTCACGGCGGCCGCCGCCCTCCTGGTCGGGCCCTTGAGCTTCGTCGGACTCGTCGCGCCGCATATCGCCCGCCGGATCGGGCTGTCCACGGGCACTGCGCATCTTCTTGCGGCGATCCTGATCGGCGGCGGCGTGATGGTCGCGGCGGACTGGCTTGGCCGTATGGCGGCATTCCCCTACCAGATGCCGGTTGGGCTCTTCGCTGCCCTTCTATCCGGTCCTTACCTCGTCTGGCTTCTCGGCCGGGGCCGCGACGGCCTTATGGGACGCACCGGCGCCGGCTGA